The region AGGCAATAGGTGCTTCTGCAACGATGGCAACTAATCAAGGTATAATAACTCAAGTCTTTCCATCAAATGAAAGAGGCAGAGCACTTGGACTTTTAGGTACATTTGTGGCTTTAGGTTCCATGATAGGACCTCCAATAGGCGGATTCATAATTTCAATGTTCAGTTGGAAATATATATTTCTAATAAACATACCTATAGGGATAATTGTGTTTATATTTAGTATGAAAATACTGCCAAAATCTCAAAATGATGTTAAGGAGGATTTGGATGGTAAAGGAGCTGCATTATTTACTGTATTTACTGTATTATTATTTGGTGCATTAGTTCAGGGACAAAATACAGGATATAACAAATATATGATTGCAGCATTTGTAATTGCGTTTGTTTCTCTTATACTATTTTTGATTTTAGAAAAGAAAAAGAAACAACCTTTACTGGATTTGAGCATTTTTTCAAATAGCTTGTTTTCGGTTAGTATAATTTGTGCATTTATGTCCTTTACTGCAATTAGTGCATCCAATATAATACTTCCATTTTATTTTCAGGATACGTTAAAGTACTCGGCAGCAGTAACGGGAATATTTATGATGGTTTCCCCAATTGTTTTATCTGTAGTAGCACCATTTAGTGGATACCTATCAGATAAAATTGGTTCTGAAGTTTTAACTTTTATAGGAATTTCTCTTACAAGTTTCGGATTATTTCTTATAAGCACTTTAACTGAAAAGTCATCGGTAGTCTTTTTAATAGCATATATAGTTATTATGACTATAGGAAATGGAATGTTTCAGGCACCTAATAACAATTTAGTAATGTCTACTGTTCCACATAATAAGTTGGGGATTGCTGGAAGTGTAAATGCCCTTATAAGAAATCTAGGATTTGTCGTTGGAACATCTTTATCTACACTTATTTTGTATAATAGAATGAGCAGTAGAATGGGACATAGAGTAGTTGATTATATAAAAGGCAGAGATGATGTATTTATGTATGGAATGAAGTGGGTATATATTTGTGCAGCATTATTTTGTTTTATAGGAGCTATAATTACAGCTTTAAGATTTTATAATAGTAAAAAAAAATCAAAGCAGAATCTAGATGATTTAGATGATAAAGCAGTGTAATTTTAATTGCTTAAACATAATATAAATGATAAAATAGTTAAAGACGTTTAATTAAATGTCTTTAACTATTTTTTTTATAAGGAGTAAATATGATTGAAAAAAGTATATCTTTAATTGCAAATTATATGTGGGGAAAATCCATTGAAAACATTAAAAATACGCTATCAGAAGAACAAATAAAAGATTTTAATATGAATGATTATTACTATCTTACTATGATTTATGAACTTAAAAATCCCAAGCTAAGTGATATCGCGGATAAGCTTAAAGTGACAAAACCTGCGGTATCTGCTTTAGCTAAAAGACTTGCTAAGAATGAGATGGTCATAAAAATACAATCAGAGACGGATAAAAGAGTATATTATTTAAAACTCACAGAGAAGGCTCTTAAAATAATTGAGGGAGACAATGAACTATATCATGACATAGCCACAATTTTAGAAGAAAAGTTGGGAGATAATGAGGTAGAAGAATTATTACAGTACATAATTAAAAATATTAAGGGTGGGGTTAGATGAGCTGGGTTTACCTGTTTTTTGCTATAATAGCTGAGGTTTGTGGTACGACTTTGATGAAAAAATCTAATGGTTTTAGTGAAATCAGATATGCTGTGATTATGTTAATTTTCTATGTATTGAGTTTAAGTATGTTAACACTTGCACTTAAGAAAATAGATATAAGTGTTGCATATGCTATATGGTCCGCGGTTGGTATAGTACTAATAGTGATAATAGGTTTTATAATGTTTAAAGAGCCTATAAATTTATATAAAGTACTATTCATTGGTTTAATTATAATAGGTGTTATAGGATTAAATTTAACATCTAAAGTTCATTAATAAATTTAAATGTATTGACAAAAACTGCAAAATTATATATACTAAACATATATAATTACTAGGTAAGATATATGTGAGGTGAAATCATAATGCAGAAAGCAGTTGAAATAAATAGTAGAAATTTAATTTTAAGAGGAATGCTTCATATACCTGATAAAGTGGAGGGAAAAGTACCCATTGTTATAATATATCATGGCTTTTGTGGAAACAAAATGGGGCCTCACTTTATGTTTGTTAAATTATCGAGAGCTCTGGAAAAATTAGGAATTGCAAGCGCTAGATTTGATTTTGCTGGAAGCGGCGAAAGTGATGGAAAGTTTGAAAACATGACTTTTAATAAAGAAGTTTTTGATGCCAATAAGATTTTGGACTATGTAAAAGAACTTAAATTTGTTGACAAGAGCAGGATTGCAATACTTGGTTTTAGCATGGGCGGTGCTATAGCAAGTGTTATTGCAGGAGAGAGAAATGAAGAAATCAATACTTTATGTCTTTGGGCGCCAGCGGGAAATATGGAAGAAATAATATTATCAGACAATTATATTGGAAATGAATATGATGAATTTATTAAAAAGGGAACTTTTAGTGTGGAGGGTTTATCGTTAGGTAAAGAATTTGTAGATGATATTAAAACTGCTAATATTTTTAGTAAAGCAGCTAAGTATGATGGTAGAACTCTTATTGTCCATGGAACTAAGGATGAAATTGTGCCAATGGATACATCTAGACATTATATTGAAATTTATGGTAAAAACTCCGATTTGAAGTTTATAGATGGCGCTAACCACATGTTTGAAAAGAACATCTGGGAGAAGGAAATAATTTATATTACTCAAAAATATTTTTATGAAAAGTTAATTGGAAAAGAAAATTACAGCGAAAAGTTGGCATAATTAAAAAACAATAAGCAGAATTCGTAAAAAGATGTAAAAGATATTGATATTTTGTATTGCATAGTA is a window of Clostridium pasteurianum DNA encoding:
- a CDS encoding MFS transporter, which encodes MNTLQNETYKKRWIILVTVLLVTLMSTLDGSIVNVALPDMSAKLHASMAAVEWVVTSFLITVAATILIFGRLGDIKGKTKVFKFGIVLFTIGSLLCGFTNSLLVLVISRVIQAIGASATMATNQGIITQVFPSNERGRALGLLGTFVALGSMIGPPIGGFIISMFSWKYIFLINIPIGIIVFIFSMKILPKSQNDVKEDLDGKGAALFTVFTVLLFGALVQGQNTGYNKYMIAAFVIAFVSLILFLILEKKKKQPLLDLSIFSNSLFSVSIICAFMSFTAISASNIILPFYFQDTLKYSAAVTGIFMMVSPIVLSVVAPFSGYLSDKIGSEVLTFIGISLTSFGLFLISTLTEKSSVVFLIAYIVIMTIGNGMFQAPNNNLVMSTVPHNKLGIAGSVNALIRNLGFVVGTSLSTLILYNRMSSRMGHRVVDYIKGRDDVFMYGMKWVYICAALFCFIGAIITALRFYNSKKKSKQNLDDLDDKAV
- a CDS encoding alpha/beta hydrolase, translating into MQKAVEINSRNLILRGMLHIPDKVEGKVPIVIIYHGFCGNKMGPHFMFVKLSRALEKLGIASARFDFAGSGESDGKFENMTFNKEVFDANKILDYVKELKFVDKSRIAILGFSMGGAIASVIAGERNEEINTLCLWAPAGNMEEIILSDNYIGNEYDEFIKKGTFSVEGLSLGKEFVDDIKTANIFSKAAKYDGRTLIVHGTKDEIVPMDTSRHYIEIYGKNSDLKFIDGANHMFEKNIWEKEIIYITQKYFYEKLIGKENYSEKLA
- a CDS encoding MarR family transcriptional regulator, giving the protein MIEKSISLIANYMWGKSIENIKNTLSEEQIKDFNMNDYYYLTMIYELKNPKLSDIADKLKVTKPAVSALAKRLAKNEMVIKIQSETDKRVYYLKLTEKALKIIEGDNELYHDIATILEEKLGDNEVEELLQYIIKNIKGGVR
- a CDS encoding DMT family transporter; translation: MSWVYLFFAIIAEVCGTTLMKKSNGFSEIRYAVIMLIFYVLSLSMLTLALKKIDISVAYAIWSAVGIVLIVIIGFIMFKEPINLYKVLFIGLIIIGVIGLNLTSKVH